The following proteins are co-located in the Shouchella hunanensis genome:
- a CDS encoding RNA polymerase sigma factor: protein MEKLVKRAKKGDGEAFVTLVKQYEEVLYKTAKRIVKEDEDIADVLQDTMMTAFEKLHKLKKSEYLHTWLFRILLNKCASLTKKKQTQAAVDLNDYLMKPAKNQYSDIEFKDAVNSLREEQRNIFTLYYAVGYTTKEISQLLNQSEGTIKSHLSRGRAELKKHYYEIGKGVQNHGQITKSC from the coding sequence ATGGAGAAGTTGGTGAAAAGAGCAAAAAAAGGAGATGGAGAAGCGTTTGTCACTCTCGTTAAACAATATGAAGAGGTGCTGTATAAAACAGCAAAACGTATTGTAAAAGAGGATGAAGATATAGCTGATGTGTTGCAAGATACGATGATGACTGCGTTTGAGAAGCTACATAAATTAAAAAAAAGCGAGTATCTTCATACATGGCTTTTTCGAATATTACTAAACAAATGTGCTAGTTTAACGAAGAAAAAACAGACCCAAGCGGCAGTTGATTTAAATGACTATCTCATGAAGCCGGCTAAAAATCAGTATTCGGACATTGAATTTAAAGATGCAGTGAACAGTCTTAGAGAAGAACAGCGCAACATCTTTACCTTGTATTACGCTGTTGGCTATACGACAAAAGAAATTAGCCAGCTATTAAACCAATCAGAAGGAACCATTAAATCTCATTTATCGAGAGGAAGAGCCGAATTAAAGAAGCATTATTATGAAATAGGGAAGGGAGTGCAGAATCATGGACAAATTACCAAAAGTTGTTAG